One stretch of Deinococcus aquaedulcis DNA includes these proteins:
- a CDS encoding ankyrin repeat domain-containing protein, with product MTERAPTDQEAALFLAIKTQDAELLRRLVRADPGLLTVPSPMGVSPVLFATYYGRHEMARVLIEEGAPLNLFEAAAVGDGAAVRAALDADPAQVHAFSPDGFSPLGLAAFFGRAEVAEDLLSRGADVNAPSQNAMRVHPLHSAVAGRHAALARALVMAGADVNAAQQDDFTPLMAAAQNGDAELVAFLRGCGADAGATTSAGQRAADFAREEGHHELAEALTSS from the coding sequence ATGACCGAGCGCGCCCCCACCGACCAGGAAGCGGCCCTGTTTCTCGCCATCAAGACCCAGGACGCCGAGCTGCTGCGCCGCTTGGTGCGCGCCGACCCGGGCCTGCTGACGGTGCCCAGCCCTATGGGCGTCTCGCCCGTGCTGTTCGCCACCTACTACGGCCGGCACGAGATGGCGCGCGTGCTGATCGAGGAAGGCGCGCCCCTAAACCTGTTCGAGGCGGCGGCGGTGGGCGACGGGGCAGCGGTGCGCGCGGCGCTGGACGCCGACCCTGCGCAGGTGCATGCCTTCAGCCCCGACGGCTTTTCACCGCTGGGGCTGGCGGCGTTCTTTGGCCGCGCCGAGGTGGCCGAAGACCTGCTCTCGCGCGGCGCGGATGTGAATGCGCCCAGTCAGAACGCCATGCGGGTGCACCCGCTGCACTCGGCCGTGGCGGGCAGGCACGCCGCCCTGGCCCGCGCCCTGGTGATGGCAGGGGCCGATGTGAACGCCGCGCAACAGGACGACTTCACGCCCCTGATGGCCGCCGCGCAGAACGGCGACGCCGAACTGGTGGCCTTTCTGCGGGGCTGCGGCGCCGACGCCGGGGCCACCACCTCTGCTGGGCAGCGCGCCGCCGACTTTGCCCGCGAGGAAGGTCACCACGAACTGGCCGAAGCCCTGACCAGTTCCTGA
- a CDS encoding acetyl-CoA C-acetyltransferase has product MSKLVIVAARRTPIGSFLGSLKDVSAADLGVAAAKAVLDGVNGHDIADVIVGNVLQAGGGMNVARQIGIGAGLPHDVPGLTVNRVCGSGLQAVISAAQGIRAGDGDLYLAGGTESMSRAPYLLPRAREGYRLGHAQALDSILSDGLTDVFGGYHMGVTAEAIATQWNLSREEQDAFALESQTRAAAALEGNHFADELVSVEVPGKEGPTLFERDEYPRATTAEALAKLKPAFKKDGTVTAGNASGINDGAAMLLIASEDYAQANGLPVLAEIASYAAIGVDPAIMGIGPAKAVPVALKRAGLSVNEVDLFELNEAFAAQSLAVVRDLDADPAKVNVTGGAVALGHPIGASGARVLVTLVHQLRRLGKETGVASLCIGGGMGIAVVVRAR; this is encoded by the coding sequence ATGAGCAAACTGGTGATTGTGGCGGCGCGGCGCACGCCGATTGGCAGCTTTCTGGGCAGCCTGAAGGACGTGTCGGCGGCCGACCTGGGGGTGGCGGCGGCCAAAGCGGTGCTGGACGGCGTGAACGGCCACGACATTGCCGACGTGATCGTGGGGAACGTGCTGCAGGCGGGCGGCGGCATGAATGTGGCGCGGCAGATCGGGATTGGGGCCGGGCTGCCCCACGACGTGCCGGGCCTGACGGTCAACCGGGTGTGCGGCAGTGGCCTGCAGGCGGTCATCAGCGCGGCGCAGGGCATTCGGGCGGGCGACGGCGACCTGTATCTGGCGGGCGGCACCGAGAGCATGAGCCGCGCGCCCTACCTGCTGCCCCGCGCCCGCGAAGGCTACCGGCTGGGCCACGCCCAGGCCCTGGACTCCATCCTGTCGGACGGCCTGACCGATGTGTTCGGCGGCTACCACATGGGCGTCACGGCCGAGGCGATAGCCACCCAGTGGAACCTGAGCCGCGAGGAACAGGACGCCTTTGCCCTGGAGAGCCAGACCCGCGCCGCCGCCGCGCTGGAGGGCAACCACTTCGCCGACGAACTGGTGAGCGTCGAGGTGCCGGGCAAGGAGGGCCCCACCCTCTTCGAGCGCGACGAATACCCCCGCGCCACCACCGCCGAGGCCCTGGCGAAGCTGAAGCCCGCCTTCAAGAAAGACGGCACCGTGACGGCCGGCAACGCCAGCGGCATCAATGACGGCGCCGCCATGCTGCTGATCGCCAGCGAGGATTACGCCCAGGCAAACGGCCTGCCGGTGCTGGCCGAAATTGCCAGCTACGCGGCCATTGGCGTGGACCCGGCGATCATGGGCATTGGCCCGGCCAAGGCGGTCCCGGTGGCCCTGAAGCGCGCCGGCCTGAGCGTGAATGAGGTGGACCTGTTCGAGCTGAACGAGGCGTTTGCGGCCCAGTCCCTGGCCGTGGTGCGCGACCTGGACGCCGACCCGGCCAAGGTGAACGTGACGGGCGGCGCGGTGGCCCTGGGGCACCCGATTGGCGCCAGCGGCGCCCGCGTGCTGGTGACACTGGTGCATCAGCTGCGCCGCCTGGGCAAGGAAACCGGCGTGGCCAGCCTGTGCATTGGGGGCGGTATGGGCATCGCCGTGGTGGTCCGCGCGCGCTGA
- a CDS encoding helix-turn-helix domain-containing protein: protein MPVRVHLDRVLEARGMTLSELSGRVGITLANLSILKTGKARAVRFSTLDALCRALDCQPGDLLAWEDGPPDTD, encoded by the coding sequence ATGCCAGTTCGCGTTCACCTGGACCGCGTGCTTGAAGCGCGCGGTATGACCCTGTCGGAGCTATCGGGCCGCGTGGGAATTACGCTGGCCAACCTCAGCATTCTGAAAACAGGTAAGGCGCGGGCGGTGCGCTTTTCCACCCTGGACGCCCTGTGCCGCGCCCTCGACTGCCAGCCCGGCGATCTGCTGGCCTGGGAGGATGGCCCGCCCGACACGGATTAA
- a CDS encoding DoxX family protein, with translation MTRPTPGILALAGLFVVAGALHFVAPKPFDRIVPPWVPLSPRAATLLSGAAEVLGGLGLLHPTTRPAARWGLLALLAAVFPANVYMAQHPERFGVSPGVAWGRLPLQPLLMWAVWRAGRRSVAVDLEIN, from the coding sequence ATGACGCGCCCCACCCCCGGCATCCTTGCCCTGGCTGGCCTGTTCGTGGTGGCCGGGGCGCTACATTTTGTCGCGCCAAAGCCCTTTGACCGCATCGTGCCGCCTTGGGTGCCCCTCAGCCCGCGCGCAGCCACCCTGCTGAGCGGCGCTGCCGAGGTGCTGGGCGGCCTGGGCCTGCTGCACCCGACCACGCGCCCGGCTGCCCGCTGGGGCCTGCTGGCGCTGCTGGCTGCAGTGTTTCCGGCCAACGTGTACATGGCCCAGCATCCAGAACGGTTCGGCGTGAGCCCCGGGGTGGCCTGGGGCCGCCTGCCGCTGCAACCGCTGCTGATGTGGGCGGTGTGGCGAGCTGGGCGGCGCTCAGTCGCTGTTGATCTTGAGATCAACTGA
- a CDS encoding GNAT family N-acetyltransferase → MLTIRPRTPADLPALAAALRAVHEAQGYPSLWPEDPQAFVAGQGTAWVALHAGQVAGQVILSPIADPPPAWTGALTVPGPWLEVKRLFVAPRAQGQGAARALLAHAADQARQAGARAVLQVNERSAPAIALYDREGWQRLGTARGSWQEADGTVPTVLVYAAPA, encoded by the coding sequence ATGCTGACCATCCGCCCGCGCACCCCGGCGGACCTGCCGGCCCTGGCGGCGGCGCTGCGCGCTGTGCACGAGGCGCAGGGCTACCCGTCGCTGTGGCCCGAAGACCCCCAGGCGTTCGTGGCTGGGCAGGGGACGGCCTGGGTGGCGCTGCATGCCGGACAGGTGGCCGGGCAGGTGATCCTCTCCCCCATTGCCGACCCACCGCCGGCCTGGACGGGCGCGCTCACGGTGCCTGGGCCCTGGCTGGAGGTCAAACGGCTGTTCGTGGCCCCGCGCGCCCAGGGACAGGGGGCCGCGCGCGCCCTGCTGGCCCACGCGGCTGATCAGGCGCGGCAGGCGGGCGCGCGGGCCGTGCTGCAGGTCAACGAACGCAGCGCGCCCGCCATTGCCCTGTACGACCGCGAGGGTTGGCAACGCCTGGGCACGGCGCGCGGCAGCTGGCAGGAGGCCGACGGCACCGTGCCCACCGTGCTGGTGTACGCGGCCCCGGCTTGA
- a CDS encoding metallophosphoesterase family protein has translation MRVAVISDVHGNAFALEAVLREVERSAPDLIVNLGDQAEGSADPARALARQAELAANGALEVRGNNEEKLWPGGRRGPLTRAYGEWLEAHTPPGVLARVAALPLRARCGDLYACHGTPASAWESLLWVWDHAGYYRARDPRELRALVEPLGAGVVLCGHTHRAGATRVGDTLVVNAGSVSDQVDGDPRARWTQLDRVGGQWSVTFHTVPYDIEAAVAWSCTHTPFGEGEARLLRTGTMDGRGDDG, from the coding sequence ATGAGGGTGGCAGTGATCAGCGACGTACACGGCAATGCCTTTGCCCTGGAAGCGGTGCTGCGCGAGGTGGAGAGAAGCGCGCCAGACCTGATCGTGAATCTGGGCGATCAGGCCGAGGGCAGCGCCGACCCCGCCCGCGCCCTGGCCCGGCAGGCCGAGCTGGCCGCAAACGGCGCCCTGGAAGTGCGCGGCAACAACGAGGAGAAGCTGTGGCCCGGCGGTCGGCGTGGCCCGCTGACCCGCGCGTATGGCGAGTGGCTGGAGGCCCACACACCGCCGGGGGTGCTGGCCCGGGTGGCGGCCCTGCCCCTCAGGGCCCGCTGCGGCGACCTGTACGCCTGCCACGGCACGCCTGCCAGCGCCTGGGAGAGCCTGCTGTGGGTGTGGGACCACGCGGGGTACTACCGCGCCCGCGACCCCCGCGAGTTGCGCGCGCTGGTCGAGCCGCTGGGTGCCGGCGTGGTGCTGTGCGGTCACACCCACCGCGCCGGGGCCACCCGGGTGGGCGACACGCTGGTGGTGAACGCCGGGTCCGTCAGCGATCAGGTGGACGGCGACCCCCGCGCCCGCTGGACGCAGTTGGACCGGGTGGGGGGGCAGTGGAGCGTCACCTTCCACACGGTGCCCTACGACATCGAGGCGGCCGTGGCGTGGTCCTGCACCCACACGCCCTTTGGCGAAGGCGAGGCGAGGTTGCTGCGCACCGGCACGATGGACGGGCGCGGCGACGACGGCTGA
- a CDS encoding Bax inhibitor-1/YccA family protein: MQTYPTTSARTTDLVRTFMARTYSWMAAGLALTAGVAYLTAQNEVLAYQVMNLRLPLLLAQLALVFVLSMFAQRLNSAVAGALFIAYAALTGLTFSALLMVYDASAVTAAFATTAGTFGLMSVAGFMIKKDLSAMGRFFMFALIGLFVAMIVNLFVASGPLTLMISIVGVLLFAGLTAYDTQMLRNLALSGVQGEMAERAAINGALALYLDFINMFLFILRLFGASRD; this comes from the coding sequence ATGCAGACCTATCCCACCACTTCGGCCCGAACCACGGACCTTGTCCGCACGTTCATGGCCCGCACCTATTCCTGGATGGCGGCGGGGCTGGCCCTGACCGCTGGCGTGGCCTACCTGACCGCCCAGAACGAGGTGCTGGCCTACCAGGTCATGAACCTGCGCCTGCCGCTGCTGCTGGCGCAGCTGGCCCTGGTCTTTGTGCTCAGCATGTTCGCCCAGCGCCTGAACAGCGCCGTGGCCGGCGCCCTGTTCATCGCCTACGCGGCCCTCACCGGCCTGACCTTCTCGGCCCTGCTGATGGTCTACGACGCCAGCGCCGTCACGGCCGCCTTTGCCACCACCGCCGGCACCTTCGGCCTGATGAGCGTGGCGGGCTTCATGATCAAAAAGGACCTCAGCGCGATGGGCCGCTTCTTTATGTTCGCCCTGATTGGCCTGTTCGTGGCGATGATCGTGAACCTGTTCGTGGCCAGCGGGCCGCTGACCCTGATGATCTCCATCGTGGGCGTGCTGCTGTTCGCGGGCCTCACCGCCTACGACACCCAGATGCTGCGCAACCTCGCCCTGAGCGGCGTGCAGGGCGAAATGGCCGAGCGCGCGGCGATCAACGGCGCCCTGGCGCTGTACCTGGACTTCATCAACATGTTCCTGTTCATCCTCCGCCTGTTCGGTGCCAGCCGCGACTGA
- the treY gene encoding malto-oligosyltrehalose synthase yields the protein MTEPAFTPHLPGSTYRLQLHAGFDFAAARRTLPYLARLGVTDVYLSPIWASTPGSTHGYDVTDHAQVNPELGGLAGLRRLSARARELGLGLIADFVPNHMGIQGGHNPYWEDVLKHGQASRYAHFFDISWQPLKRALEGKVLLPVLGDQYGRVLERGELQLTQEGGEFALRYWERRLPLSPRSVALLLAALQDALRGSDPETLGELASIRRSVDHLPRSTEPGLADEDRVIRAQEAQVVNRRLQALLERSAAVRRALDDTVAAINADHAQLDRLISEQNYRLAFWKVAAEEINYRRFFDINDLAALRMEDPRVFAWAHATLFSLLREGVLQGVRLDHTDGLYDPAGYFRALQAGAAHALGQDPLITTRGEKALYVVAEKILEPGEALPRNWAVHGTTGYDFLAQLGGVFVDQSSEEDLSAIYRRFTGDRASYGEHLYRGKQLIQRLSLPGEVNVLAEHLERLSEADLRARDFTLSTLRQAIREVIATFPVYRTYVRETGEREAGDDAKIDHAIRDAAGHNRREGGALDPSVFEYLRAVLTLDAPDDTTRAAYAEFTLKFQQLTGPVTAKGAEDTAFYRYGRLVSLNEVGGDPALFGTPLSTFHAEAAARARHWPHAMLGGSTHDTKRGEDTRARIHVLSELAQTWAAYLSRWSPLIRGLETELDLGPAPTRLDTYVFLQNALGAYPLNGNLDGFAGRLSAYMLKAAREAKLRTSWAAPDADYEAALDRLVRGLLESSDFLASLRELHERVSPYGAQNSLSATLVRLTAPGVPDTYQGSEGWNQSLVDPDNRRPVDYAALARTLGRLERGGAGTDPARLLARYETGDVKVMVTHAALRARAERPELFRHGSYAALGGGRHVLGFVREHGGQRALTVAPRLTLSLTRERAPWALGGVWGNRQLTLPAGTYRNALTGERLRVRGDKTPLAKILEDFPLALLLSE from the coding sequence ATGACCGAACCCGCCTTCACGCCCCACCTGCCCGGCAGCACCTACCGCCTGCAGCTGCACGCTGGCTTCGATTTCGCGGCGGCCCGGCGCACGCTGCCCTACCTCGCGCGGCTGGGGGTCACCGACGTGTACCTCTCGCCCATCTGGGCCAGCACGCCGGGCTCGACCCACGGCTACGACGTGACCGACCACGCCCAGGTGAACCCCGAACTGGGCGGGCTGGCGGGCCTGCGCCGCCTGTCGGCCCGCGCCCGCGAACTGGGTCTGGGCCTGATTGCCGATTTCGTGCCCAACCACATGGGCATTCAGGGGGGCCATAACCCCTACTGGGAAGACGTGCTGAAACACGGGCAGGCCAGCCGCTACGCCCATTTCTTCGACATCTCCTGGCAGCCCCTGAAGCGCGCCCTGGAAGGCAAGGTGCTGCTGCCGGTGCTGGGCGACCAGTACGGGCGGGTGCTGGAACGCGGCGAACTGCAGCTGACCCAGGAGGGCGGGGAGTTCGCCCTGCGCTACTGGGAGCGGCGCCTGCCGCTGTCGCCACGCTCGGTGGCGCTGCTGCTGGCGGCCCTGCAGGACGCCCTGCGCGGCAGTGACCCCGAAACGCTGGGCGAACTGGCCAGCATCCGCCGTTCGGTGGACCACCTGCCGCGCAGCACCGAGCCCGGCCTGGCGGATGAAGACCGGGTGATCCGCGCCCAGGAAGCCCAGGTGGTGAACCGGCGTCTGCAGGCGCTGCTGGAGCGCAGCGCGGCCGTGCGCCGGGCCCTGGATGACACGGTGGCGGCCATCAACGCTGACCACGCGCAGCTGGACCGGCTGATCAGTGAACAGAATTACCGCCTCGCCTTCTGGAAGGTGGCGGCCGAGGAAATCAATTACCGGCGCTTTTTCGACATCAACGATCTGGCGGCGCTGCGCATGGAGGACCCGCGCGTGTTTGCCTGGGCGCACGCCACGCTATTCAGCCTGCTGCGCGAAGGAGTGTTGCAGGGCGTGCGGCTGGACCACACCGACGGCCTGTACGACCCCGCCGGGTACTTCCGCGCGCTGCAGGCGGGCGCCGCGCACGCGCTGGGCCAGGACCCGCTGATCACCACACGCGGCGAAAAGGCCCTGTACGTGGTGGCTGAGAAGATTCTGGAACCCGGCGAGGCATTGCCGCGTAACTGGGCGGTCCACGGCACCACCGGCTACGACTTTCTGGCGCAGCTGGGCGGCGTCTTCGTGGATCAGAGCAGCGAGGAGGACCTGAGCGCCATCTACCGCCGCTTTACTGGCGACCGCGCCAGTTACGGCGAGCACCTGTACCGGGGCAAGCAGCTGATTCAGCGCCTCAGCCTGCCCGGCGAGGTGAATGTGCTGGCCGAGCACCTGGAGCGCCTCTCGGAAGCGGACCTGCGGGCCCGGGACTTTACCCTCAGCACCCTGCGGCAGGCCATCCGCGAGGTCATTGCCACCTTTCCGGTGTACCGCACCTACGTGCGCGAAACCGGCGAGCGCGAGGCCGGCGACGACGCCAAGATTGACCACGCCATCCGCGACGCGGCCGGACACAACCGCCGTGAGGGGGGCGCGCTGGACCCCAGCGTGTTCGAGTACCTGCGCGCCGTGCTCACCCTGGACGCCCCAGACGACACCACCCGCGCCGCCTACGCCGAGTTCACCCTGAAGTTCCAGCAGCTCACCGGGCCTGTCACGGCCAAGGGGGCCGAGGACACCGCCTTTTACCGCTACGGCCGCCTCGTGTCGCTGAATGAGGTGGGGGGCGACCCCGCGCTGTTCGGCACGCCGCTTTCGACTTTTCACGCCGAGGCGGCGGCGCGCGCCCGCCACTGGCCCCACGCCATGCTGGGCGGCAGCACCCACGACACCAAACGCGGCGAGGACACCCGCGCGCGCATTCACGTGCTGTCCGAACTGGCCCAGACCTGGGCCGCGTACCTCAGCCGCTGGTCGCCGCTGATTCGCGGCCTGGAAACGGAACTGGACCTGGGCCCGGCCCCCACCCGGCTGGACACCTACGTCTTCTTGCAAAACGCGCTGGGCGCCTACCCGCTGAACGGCAACCTGGACGGCTTTGCGGGGCGCCTCAGCGCCTACATGCTCAAGGCCGCCCGCGAGGCCAAGCTGCGCACGAGCTGGGCCGCCCCCGACGCTGACTACGAAGCTGCCCTGGACCGCCTGGTGCGCGGCTTGCTGGAGAGCAGCGACTTCCTGGCCTCGTTGCGCGAATTGCATGAGCGCGTTAGCCCCTACGGCGCGCAGAACAGCCTCTCGGCCACCCTGGTGCGCCTGACGGCCCCCGGCGTGCCGGACACCTACCAGGGCAGCGAGGGCTGGAACCAGAGTCTGGTGGACCCGGACAACCGCCGCCCTGTGGACTACGCCGCCCTGGCCCGCACCCTGGGCCGCCTGGAACGCGGCGGCGCAGGCACCGACCCGGCCCGGCTGCTGGCCCGCTACGAGACAGGGGACGTGAAGGTGATGGTCACCCACGCGGCCCTGCGCGCCCGCGCCGAGCGGCCAGAACTGTTCCGGCACGGCAGCTACGCGGCGCTGGGCGGCGGGCGCCACGTGCTGGGCTTCGTGCGCGAACACGGGGGCCAGCGCGCCCTGACCGTGGCCCCGCGCCTGACCCTGAGCCTCACCCGCGAGCGTGCGCCGTGGGCCCTGGGCGGGGTGTGGGGCAACCGCCAGCTGACCCTGCCCGCCGGCACCTACCGCAACGCCCTGACCGGCGAGCGCCTACGCGTGCGCGGCGACAAGACCCCGCTGGCCAAGATTCTGGAGGACTTCCCACTGGCCCTCTTGCTGAGCGAGTAG
- the treZ gene encoding malto-oligosyltrehalose trehalohydrolase codes for MTTLAMPHTEKGHRRLGAHLLPGGDSTRFSVWSTRAQTVQVRLNGQTLPLQPQGDGYFETTLPVGAGTRYQFVLDGQALPDPYARFLPDGVHGEAEVVDLQAYPWQHQDWAGRPLHDCVFYELHVGTFTPEGTLNAAAERLPELAALGVTAVELMPLAAFPGQRGWGYDGVALYAPFAPYGRPEDVMAFVDRAHGLGLAVFLDVVYNHFGPDGNYLSAYSPSYFTERFHTAWGQGLDYAEPHMRRLITDNARMWLQDYRFDGLRLDATASMQDDSPEHILAELAREVHALGGHHLLLAEDHRNHPELVTEDGLDGIWVDDFHHEVRVAITGEQEGYYAGYRGHAEGLARILNRGWLYEGQFWNVSGEEHHRGRPADGLEAPSFVYCIQNHDQIGNRALGDRLQAHEGVTAAEFRGASTLLLSLPMTPLLFQGQEWMAGTPFPFFSDHYGELGQMVTEGRRREFAYFSGFSTLAVPDPQAQGTFESAKLNWAERDQGEHARTLALYRALLRLRREDPVLAGRTRRALSAGTFRAATETEGLWVRWQTEHGERVLVWNLTGEALTPRTLALPFALLPAVALYSEGDPAQPPALDTLTLGPGEAALFAPAEAEQARA; via the coding sequence ATGACGACCTTGGCCATGCCGCACACGGAGAAGGGACACCGGCGCCTGGGCGCCCACCTGCTTCCCGGAGGAGACAGCACCCGCTTCAGCGTCTGGAGCACCCGCGCCCAGACGGTGCAGGTGCGCCTGAATGGACAGACCCTGCCCCTGCAACCGCAGGGCGACGGCTACTTTGAAACCACGCTGCCCGTGGGGGCCGGCACCCGCTACCAGTTTGTGCTGGACGGTCAGGCGCTGCCCGACCCCTACGCCCGCTTTCTGCCGGATGGCGTGCACGGCGAGGCCGAGGTCGTGGACCTGCAGGCCTACCCGTGGCAGCACCAGGACTGGGCGGGGCGGCCCCTGCACGACTGCGTGTTTTACGAGCTGCACGTCGGCACCTTCACGCCCGAAGGCACCCTGAACGCCGCTGCCGAGCGCCTGCCCGAACTGGCGGCCCTGGGTGTGACGGCCGTGGAACTGATGCCACTGGCCGCCTTCCCCGGCCAGCGCGGCTGGGGCTACGACGGCGTGGCGCTGTACGCCCCCTTTGCGCCCTACGGCCGCCCCGAGGACGTGATGGCCTTTGTGGACCGCGCGCACGGCCTGGGGCTGGCGGTCTTTCTGGACGTGGTGTACAACCACTTTGGCCCGGACGGCAACTATCTGTCGGCCTACAGCCCGTCGTACTTCACCGAGCGCTTTCACACCGCCTGGGGCCAGGGCCTGGATTACGCCGAGCCCCACATGCGCCGCCTGATCACCGACAACGCCCGCATGTGGCTGCAGGACTACCGCTTTGACGGCCTGCGGCTGGACGCCACCGCCTCCATGCAGGACGACAGCCCCGAGCACATCCTGGCGGAACTGGCGCGCGAGGTGCACGCCCTGGGCGGCCATCACCTGCTGCTGGCCGAGGACCACCGCAACCACCCCGAACTGGTCACCGAGGACGGCCTGGACGGCATCTGGGTGGATGACTTTCACCACGAGGTGCGGGTGGCGATCACCGGCGAGCAGGAAGGCTATTACGCGGGCTACCGGGGCCACGCCGAGGGGCTGGCGCGGATTCTCAACCGGGGCTGGCTGTACGAGGGCCAGTTCTGGAACGTCAGCGGCGAGGAACACCACCGGGGCCGGCCGGCCGACGGCCTGGAAGCCCCCAGCTTCGTGTACTGCATCCAGAACCACGACCAGATTGGCAACCGGGCGCTGGGCGACCGCCTGCAGGCCCACGAGGGGGTCACGGCGGCCGAGTTCCGGGGCGCCAGCACCCTGCTGCTCTCGCTGCCCATGACGCCGCTGCTGTTTCAGGGCCAGGAATGGATGGCGGGCACACCCTTTCCCTTTTTCAGCGACCACTACGGCGAATTGGGCCAGATGGTCACCGAAGGGCGGCGGCGCGAATTTGCGTATTTCTCGGGCTTCAGCACCCTGGCGGTGCCGGATCCGCAGGCCCAGGGCACCTTCGAGAGCGCCAAGCTGAACTGGGCCGAGCGCGACCAGGGCGAGCACGCCCGCACCCTGGCCCTATACCGCGCCCTGCTGCGGCTGCGCCGGGAAGACCCGGTGCTCGCTGGGCGCACGCGCCGCGCACTGTCGGCCGGCACCTTCCGCGCCGCCACCGAGACCGAGGGCCTGTGGGTGCGCTGGCAGACCGAGCACGGCGAGCGGGTCCTCGTGTGGAACCTTACGGGCGAGGCACTGACCCCCCGCACGCTGGCGCTGCCTTTTGCCCTGCTGCCCGCCGTGGCGCTGTATTCGGAAGGCGATCCGGCCCAGCCGCCCGCCCTGGACACCCTGACCCTGGGCCCCGGCGAAGCGGCCCTGTTTGCCCCGGCCGAAGCCGAACAGGCGCGCGCATGA